The Thermococcus sp. EP1 genome contains a region encoding:
- a CDS encoding FAD-dependent oxidoreductase encodes RVCPQEDQCEGVCTMGKIGDPINIGKLERFVADYARQHGIDQELLEEQIKEIQHNGKKVAIIGAGPAGLTCAAELARMGYEVTIFEALHEPGGVTIYGIPEFRLPKEIVRRELENLRKLGVKIETDTLVGKTVTFEELREEYDAIFIGTGAGTPKFVKWEGINLNGIYSAN; translated from the coding sequence AGAGTTTGTCCCCAAGAGGATCAATGTGAAGGCGTTTGTACAATGGGTAAAATCGGAGATCCAATAAATATTGGAAAACTTGAAAGATTTGTAGCAGACTATGCAAGACAGCATGGAATTGACCAAGAGCTTTTGGAAGAGCAGATAAAAGAAATACAACACAATGGAAAGAAAGTTGCCATTATCGGGGCTGGACCAGCTGGATTGACTTGTGCCGCTGAACTAGCCAGGATGGGATACGAAGTAACAATTTTTGAAGCACTCCATGAACCCGGAGGAGTTACAATATATGGCATCCCAGAGTTTAGGCTTCCAAAGGAGATCGTGAGAAGAGAGCTTGAGAACTTAAGGAAGCTTGGGGTGAAAATTGAGACTGATACACTCGTTGGAAAAACCGTTACATTCGAAGAGCTGAGAGAAGAGTACGATGCAATATTCATAGGCACTGGAGCTGGAACTCCAAAGTTTGTAAAATGGGAAGGAATTAACTTAAATGGTATCTATTCTGCAAACG